A single window of Crassostrea angulata isolate pt1a10 chromosome 8, ASM2561291v2, whole genome shotgun sequence DNA harbors:
- the LOC128157950 gene encoding lectin BRA-2-like — translation MIVIRTYSEYFAVFMSCFLVCDIMTLNRNFDFEKDDTFKDLLPITGSVNYTETQLNLTRIECAGCCEYCAGFLYNRVTGTCHLLKTRLGERDFNRTRVDIGWELYNSLNVCGQGWHLYKTHCYTYLELNKTWTEAKDICACSGAYLVQIETREENEWIKENLLPALEEPESCLGKSNYFCCDTWIGASDQVKEEVFQWTNKENVEFKNWNPAEPNDYNGNEDCVSLCRDGQWNDFSCNITFNFICERNIFG, via the exons ATGATTGTGATACGGACTTATTCCGAGTATTTTGCTGTTTTTATGAGTTGTTTCTTGGTTTGTGATATTATGACACTCaacagaaattttgatttcGAGAAAGATGACACTTTCAAAGACTTACTTCCTATCACTGGTAGTGTTAACTACACAGAAACACAGCTTAACCTTACTCGGATTGAGTGTGCAGGTTGTTGTGAATATTGCGCAGgatttttgtacaatagggtGACAGGAACTTGCCATCTTTTGAAAACTCGTCTTGGTGAGAGAGATTTTAATAGAACTCGTGTGGATATTGGATGGGAGCTTTATAACAGTTTGAATG tTTGCGGTCAGGGATGGCATCTCTACAAAACTCATTGTTATACGTACTTGGAGTTGAATAAAACATGGACCGAAGCAAAG GATATTTGTGCCTGTTCCGGTGCCTATCTTGTTCAAATAGAAACAAGGGAGGAAAACGAATggataaaagaaaatttattacCAGCATTGGAAGAACCCG AAAGTTGCTTAGGTAAATCAAATTACTTTTGTTGTGATACGTGGATCGGAGCCAGTGACCAAGTTAAGGAGGAAGTGTTCCAGTGGACAAACAAAGAAAACGTGGAATTCAAAAACTGGAATCCAGCTGAACCAAACGACTACAATGGCAATGAAGACTGTGTTTCATTGTGTCGCGATGGTCAGTGGAATGATTTCAGTTGTAACATAACTTTCAACTTCATctgtgaaagaaatatttttggttAA
- the LOC128161654 gene encoding hepatic lectin-like, whose product MLGVFSKRFAVFMTFFFIRDIISLNVNLHFKRNETFKDLLPSTAYVSYIETKNDLSVFECAGSCVYCAGFLYHSELRTCPLLETLLNETSFNSSHRDVGWELYESVNVCGLGWHLYKTHCYKYLDLKATWAEAKEHCYKTEAYLVQIESREENEWIKENLLPADPELCYDSTTYSCCDTWIGASDQVKEEVFQWTNKENVVFTNWKPYEPNDANGNEDCVSLCRDGQWNDNICNKTFNIICERYVFG is encoded by the exons ATGTTAGGGGTCTTTTCCAAACGTTTTGCCGTTTTTATGACTTTCTTCTTCATTCGTGATATCATTTCCCTTAACGTGAATTTGCATTTTAAGAGAAATGAAACTTTCAAAGATCTGCTTCCAAGTACTGCATATGTTAGTTACATAGAAACAAAGAATGACCTTAGTGTGTTCGAATGTGCTGGAAGCTGTGTATATTGTGCCGGATTTCTATATCACAGTGAGTTAAGAACTTGCCCGCTACTGGAAACCCTTCTCAACGAGACAAGTTTTAACAGTAGTCATCGAGATGTAGGATGGGAGCTTTATGAAAGTGTTAATG TCTGCGGTTTGGGATGGCATCTCTACAAAACGCATTGCTATAAGTACTTGGACTTGAAAGCAACATGGGCAGAAGCAAAG GAGCACTGTTACAAAACCGAAGCCTATCTTGTTCAAATAGAATCAAGGGAGGAAAACGAATGGATAAAAGAAAATCTATTACCAGCAGACCCCG AATTATGCTATGATAGCACGACATACAGCTGTTGTGATACGTGGATCGGAGCCAGTGACCAAGTTAAGGAGGAAGTGTTCCAGTGGACAAACAAAGAAAACGTGGTATTCACAAACTGGAAGCCATATGAACCAAACGACGCCAATGGCAATGAAGATTGTGTTTCATTGTGTCGTGATGGTCAGTGGAATGATAACATTTGTAACAAAACTTTCAACATCATCTGTGAAAGATATGTTTTTGGTTAA